In one Hymenobacter sp. DG25B genomic region, the following are encoded:
- the rpoN gene encoding RNA polymerase factor sigma-54 encodes MQRLDMKQLLQQKLSPQQIQFIKLLQIPTAELEARIKEELEANPALEEGDDEPEEEFEEQDRDEDAEDFDNDPDAEFDSDNSTLDEDFDEPADEQPEIELPVAEEAAPEERQNDNDDLDLGDYLNDDEIAGYKMQGDGPGEPEDDREMPLADTSGSLIDSLLNQLGFTDLDEKQEAIGRQLIGSIDGDGYIRRDLSAIVNDLAFSQNIETTTEEIEQVLHLIQSFDPPGIAARDLQECLLLQLERRHQDDPVVEHAERILTDTYDEFTKKHYTRIQQKLDLEDDELKDAIALILKLNPKPGGTGPVGLGKVQYIIPDFILTNDNGQLSLTLNARNAPELRVSPAYQEMFQTYDKAAKKDTKMKEAVTFVKQKLDSAKWFIDAIRQRQNTLLKTMDAIVRYQREFFLEGDEGKLRPMILKDIAQEISMDISTVSRVANSKAVQTEFGIYPLKYFFSEGIATDSGEDASSREVKHILKEIIEGESKGKPLSDDKLEKMLNARGYNIARRTVAKYREQLNIPVARLRKEL; translated from the coding sequence ATGCAACGACTGGACATGAAACAGCTTCTCCAGCAGAAGCTGTCCCCCCAACAGATACAATTCATTAAGCTGCTGCAGATTCCTACTGCTGAGCTGGAAGCCCGCATCAAAGAAGAGCTGGAGGCCAACCCGGCCTTGGAAGAAGGCGACGACGAGCCCGAGGAGGAGTTTGAGGAGCAGGACCGCGACGAAGACGCCGAGGATTTCGACAACGACCCCGATGCCGAGTTCGATAGCGACAACAGCACGCTGGATGAGGATTTTGACGAGCCCGCCGACGAGCAGCCCGAAATAGAGCTGCCCGTAGCCGAAGAAGCTGCGCCCGAGGAACGCCAGAACGACAATGACGATCTGGACCTGGGCGACTATCTCAACGACGACGAAATAGCCGGCTACAAAATGCAGGGCGACGGCCCCGGAGAGCCGGAAGACGACCGGGAAATGCCCCTGGCCGATACCAGCGGCTCCCTCATCGACTCCCTGCTGAACCAGCTGGGTTTTACTGATTTAGACGAAAAGCAGGAAGCCATTGGCCGCCAGCTTATCGGCTCTATTGATGGCGACGGCTACATCCGCCGCGACCTGTCGGCCATCGTCAACGACCTGGCCTTCTCCCAGAACATCGAAACCACCACCGAGGAAATAGAGCAGGTGCTGCACCTGATTCAGAGCTTCGACCCGCCCGGCATTGCCGCCCGCGACCTGCAGGAGTGCCTGTTGCTGCAGCTGGAGCGCCGCCACCAGGACGACCCGGTAGTAGAGCACGCCGAGCGGATTCTGACCGATACTTACGACGAGTTTACCAAGAAGCACTACACCCGCATTCAGCAAAAGCTGGATCTGGAAGATGACGAGCTGAAGGACGCCATTGCCCTGATTCTGAAGCTGAACCCCAAGCCCGGCGGCACCGGCCCGGTAGGCCTGGGCAAGGTGCAGTACATCATCCCCGACTTCATTCTGACCAACGACAACGGCCAGCTGAGCCTGACCCTGAACGCCCGCAACGCGCCCGAGCTGCGCGTGTCGCCGGCCTACCAGGAGATGTTCCAGACATATGACAAGGCCGCCAAGAAAGACACCAAGATGAAGGAGGCCGTCACCTTCGTGAAGCAGAAGCTGGACTCGGCCAAGTGGTTTATTGATGCCATTCGGCAGCGCCAAAACACGCTCCTGAAGACCATGGACGCCATTGTGCGCTACCAGCGCGAGTTCTTCCTGGAAGGTGACGAAGGCAAGCTGCGGCCCATGATTCTGAAGGACATTGCCCAGGAAATCAGCATGGACATCAGCACCGTGAGCCGCGTGGCCAACTCCAAAGCCGTGCAGACGGAGTTCGGCATTTATCCGCTGAAGTATTTCTTCTCCGAAGGCATTGCCACCGACTCCGGCGAGGACGCCAGCTCCCGCGAGGTGAAGCACATTCTGAAGGAAATAATTGAAGGCGAAAGCAAAGGCAAGCCGTTATCCGACGACAAGCTGGAAAAGATGCTGAACGCGCGGGGCTACAACATTGCCCGGCGCACCGTGGCCAAGTACCGGGAGCAGCTGAACATACCGGTGGCGCGTCTGCGCAAAGAACTCTAA
- a CDS encoding TonB-dependent receptor codes for MKKFYGAWLLALFLCLAHSTWAQQENPISGIVQTNTGEPLPGATVFLKGTFVGTSTDREGKFTLRADFSAEPVVLSVSFVGYETRDVTLSQPDGALQVALEPSAAFTNEVVVAASRVEEGILQAPVTVEKITAQQVERIPTADIQVGLNHFKGIDVNSSSLLMNSLSTRGFNSAKSERLIQLTDYFDTQSPSLNANAGNLTGVPELDIESIEIIHGPASALYGANAFNGVLLLNSRDAFVSEGLSFRVRGGQRSYLDGQVRYAKKLGEKFAFKVVGSYLTADDWLASNYNATSTQVERRNNAAGSTLGYDAVNRYGELGGYTFPQSFPFPEVRGKTVFMPGFDEKTLVANDDKATARKFQPTVSYLLNSNTKMTIGASFARGTASYQSSSRYRFKDFGTNQYHGEIKGKNWFLRGQSVQDFGNNSYDLSFLGAFIQTSPIPGVKDAQGNPVSYAGAYYNAYVQTYAGARQQGMSNEQAQAAAQAAAAKYQLDPNSPEFSSLRSQIIKDATPGRGARLNPSSLLNEGNAQYNFKFGEATDLIVGAAYRKFRLGSNGNLYADDNERIQNHELGAYSQLTYKMLEDRLKLAVAGRVDDFKNFDPAFSPRASAVYSAGANKQHNFRASYGRAFRSPTQLDQYIRLDVGQVVLLGNVGNGFQGYSLTNLSPVEYAKLKLERLNTYEVGYKAILAEKVLVDVNYFRSSYNDFIGAQRFIGNRDGSRPTAEQLQAEQAKKSPLTPFQDPNSQTRVLQVWTNARQKVSTQGAALGLTYYMTKALNLTGNYSLNVLEEDNLPEGFQTFFNTPKHKFNVGVNGVAVSSLSYSLNYRWAQGHLYEMPFAQGQLDDYSSLDAFVGYSLPKLGATLQAGASNLLNQNNTQVYGGPNIGRLAFVGVLVDIK; via the coding sequence ATGAAAAAATTTTACGGAGCCTGGCTCCTGGCCTTATTCCTATGCCTGGCCCATTCCACCTGGGCACAACAGGAAAATCCTATTTCAGGAATAGTCCAGACTAACACCGGTGAGCCCCTGCCTGGCGCCACCGTCTTTTTGAAAGGCACCTTTGTGGGTACCAGCACCGACCGCGAAGGCAAGTTCACGCTGCGTGCTGATTTCAGTGCGGAACCGGTGGTGCTGTCGGTATCCTTTGTGGGATATGAAACCCGTGATGTTACGCTGAGTCAGCCGGATGGCGCCCTCCAGGTAGCCCTGGAGCCCAGCGCGGCCTTCACCAACGAAGTAGTAGTGGCGGCCTCCCGCGTGGAGGAAGGCATTCTGCAGGCCCCGGTAACGGTGGAGAAAATCACGGCCCAGCAGGTAGAGCGCATCCCCACTGCCGATATTCAGGTGGGCCTCAACCACTTTAAGGGCATTGATGTGAACAGCTCCAGCTTGCTGATGAACAGCCTGAGTACCCGCGGCTTTAACTCGGCAAAATCGGAACGTCTGATTCAGCTGACCGACTATTTCGATACCCAGTCGCCCTCGCTGAACGCCAATGCCGGTAACCTGACGGGCGTACCGGAGCTGGATATTGAAAGCATTGAAATTATTCATGGCCCGGCCTCGGCGCTGTACGGGGCCAACGCTTTTAATGGCGTGTTGCTGCTGAACTCCCGGGACGCTTTCGTGAGCGAAGGCCTGAGCTTCCGGGTGCGCGGTGGCCAGCGCAGCTACCTGGATGGCCAAGTGCGCTACGCCAAAAAACTGGGCGAGAAGTTCGCCTTTAAAGTGGTGGGCAGCTACCTCACCGCCGATGACTGGCTGGCCAGCAACTACAACGCTACCAGCACGCAGGTTGAGCGCCGCAACAATGCTGCCGGCTCTACTTTGGGTTACGATGCCGTGAACCGCTACGGCGAGCTGGGCGGCTATACCTTCCCGCAGTCTTTCCCCTTCCCCGAAGTGCGCGGCAAAACGGTGTTTATGCCCGGCTTTGATGAGAAAACCCTGGTGGCGAATGACGACAAGGCTACGGCCCGCAAGTTCCAGCCCACGGTTTCTTACCTGCTCAACAGCAACACCAAAATGACGATTGGGGCCAGCTTTGCCCGGGGCACCGCCTCGTACCAGAGCAGCAGCCGCTACCGCTTCAAGGACTTTGGCACCAACCAGTACCACGGCGAAATCAAGGGTAAGAACTGGTTCCTGCGGGGCCAGTCGGTGCAGGACTTCGGCAACAACTCCTACGACCTGAGCTTCCTGGGTGCCTTTATCCAGACTTCGCCCATTCCGGGTGTAAAAGATGCTCAGGGCAACCCGGTTAGCTACGCCGGTGCCTACTACAATGCCTACGTGCAGACTTACGCAGGCGCCCGCCAGCAGGGTATGAGCAACGAGCAGGCCCAGGCCGCTGCCCAGGCCGCCGCGGCTAAGTACCAGCTCGACCCCAACAGCCCGGAGTTTTCCTCGCTGCGCAGCCAGATTATCAAAGATGCTACTCCCGGCCGTGGTGCCCGCCTCAACCCCAGCTCCCTGCTGAACGAAGGCAACGCCCAGTATAACTTCAAGTTTGGCGAAGCAACCGACCTGATTGTAGGCGCGGCCTACCGCAAGTTCCGCCTCGGTTCCAACGGCAACCTGTATGCAGATGACAACGAGCGGATTCAGAACCACGAGTTGGGGGCCTATTCGCAGCTGACCTATAAAATGCTGGAAGACCGCCTGAAGCTGGCCGTTGCCGGCCGCGTAGACGACTTCAAGAACTTTGATCCGGCTTTCTCACCCCGCGCCTCGGCTGTGTACTCGGCCGGTGCCAACAAACAGCATAACTTCCGCGCCAGCTACGGCCGCGCCTTCCGCTCCCCTACCCAGTTGGACCAGTACATCCGCCTCGATGTAGGCCAGGTAGTGCTGCTCGGCAACGTGGGCAACGGCTTCCAGGGCTACAGCCTCACCAACCTGAGCCCGGTAGAATATGCCAAGCTGAAGCTGGAGCGCCTGAACACCTATGAAGTAGGTTACAAAGCTATTCTGGCTGAGAAAGTGCTGGTGGATGTCAACTACTTCCGCAGCAGCTACAACGACTTCATCGGCGCCCAGCGTTTCATTGGTAACCGCGACGGCAGTCGCCCCACGGCGGAGCAGCTGCAGGCAGAACAGGCAAAAAAGTCGCCGCTGACGCCGTTCCAGGACCCCAACTCCCAAACCCGCGTGTTGCAGGTTTGGACCAACGCCCGCCAGAAAGTAAGCACCCAGGGCGCCGCTCTGGGACTCACGTACTACATGACCAAGGCGCTGAACCTGACCGGCAACTACTCCCTGAACGTGCTGGAGGAAGACAACCTGCCCGAAGGCTTCCAGACCTTCTTCAACACGCCCAAGCACAAGTTTAACGTGGGTGTGAATGGCGTAGCCGTAAGCAGCCTGAGCTACTCGCTGAACTACCGCTGGGCGCAGGGTCACCTCTATGAGATGCCCTTCGCGCAGGGCCAGCTAGATGACTACAGCAGCCTGGATGCCTTTGTGGGCTACTCCCTGCCTAAGCTGGGGGCTACGCTGCAGGCCGGTGCTTCTAACCTGCTGAACCAGAACAACACCCAGGTATATGGCGGCCCCAACATTGGACGCCTCGCATTCGTAGGTGTACTTGTGGATATCAAATAA
- a CDS encoding FAD-dependent oxidoreductase, with amino-acid sequence MSTSSSDAATAGSSAASAERYTIMGAGLVGSLLALYLAKRGYPVEVLERRPDPRLAGPIEGRSINLALSDRGLRALEGVGIAEQIRQVGIPMYRRVMHDVAGNLTSQPYGQDNQAIYSVSRGGLNRTLLELAEAMPGVEVQFSQQCLNVDTRNLTLELRNTATNQVYTRDFQRLFGADGAFSAVRGALQKTDRYNYSQSYLEYGYKELNIAPGPGGTWQLEKNALHIWPRGQYMMIALPNLDGSFTCTLFFPYEGPHSFAALQTPAQVQAFFEEVFPDAVPLMPELVEDFFQNPTGSLVTVRCFPWAFDDAVLLLGDASHAIVPFYGQGMNAGFEDCTVLNQLMDQHGDDWHVIFQEFQRQRKPNTDAMADLAVYNFEEMRDRVADPRFLLQKKIESKISAQYPGRWVPLYSQVTFSATPYAEAWSAGQRQDQIMQRLMPHIQQEADYDLPQVQALVAAEMEANH; translated from the coding sequence ATGAGTACATCTTCTTCTGACGCTGCCACGGCCGGTTCTTCGGCTGCTTCTGCTGAACGCTACACCATTATGGGGGCCGGGCTGGTGGGCTCTTTGCTGGCACTATATCTGGCCAAACGCGGGTACCCGGTGGAAGTGCTGGAGCGCCGCCCCGACCCCCGCCTGGCCGGCCCCATAGAGGGCCGCTCCATAAACCTGGCGCTTTCCGACCGGGGCCTGCGGGCCCTGGAGGGCGTGGGCATAGCCGAGCAAATCCGGCAGGTAGGCATTCCCATGTATAGGCGCGTGATGCACGATGTAGCCGGTAACCTTACCTCCCAGCCCTACGGCCAGGATAACCAGGCCATTTACTCCGTATCCCGGGGCGGGCTGAATCGCACGCTGCTGGAGCTGGCCGAAGCAATGCCCGGCGTGGAGGTGCAGTTCAGCCAGCAGTGCCTGAACGTAGATACCCGCAACCTGACCCTGGAGCTACGCAACACGGCCACCAATCAAGTGTACACGCGGGATTTTCAGCGCTTATTTGGGGCCGATGGGGCCTTTTCCGCCGTACGCGGCGCCCTGCAGAAGACCGACCGCTACAACTACTCCCAGAGCTACCTGGAGTACGGCTACAAAGAGCTGAACATAGCTCCGGGCCCCGGCGGCACCTGGCAGCTGGAGAAAAATGCCCTGCACATCTGGCCCCGCGGGCAGTATATGATGATTGCGCTGCCCAACCTGGACGGCTCTTTCACCTGCACACTGTTCTTCCCCTATGAGGGGCCCCATTCCTTTGCCGCCCTGCAAACCCCGGCGCAGGTACAGGCGTTTTTTGAGGAAGTCTTCCCCGATGCGGTGCCGCTGATGCCGGAGCTGGTGGAAGACTTTTTCCAGAACCCTACCGGCTCCTTAGTTACGGTGCGGTGCTTCCCGTGGGCGTTTGATGATGCCGTGCTGCTGCTGGGCGATGCCTCCCACGCCATTGTGCCTTTCTACGGGCAGGGCATGAATGCGGGCTTCGAGGACTGTACCGTACTCAACCAGCTGATGGACCAGCACGGCGACGACTGGCACGTTATCTTCCAAGAATTTCAGCGCCAGCGCAAGCCCAACACCGATGCCATGGCCGACCTGGCTGTGTACAACTTTGAGGAAATGCGCGACCGGGTGGCCGACCCGCGCTTCCTGCTCCAGAAGAAAATCGAAAGTAAAATCTCGGCGCAATACCCCGGCCGCTGGGTTCCGCTGTACTCGCAGGTAACCTTCTCCGCCACGCCCTACGCCGAGGCCTGGAGCGCCGGGCAGCGCCAGGACCAGATTATGCAGCGCCTGATGCCACATATTCAGCAGGAAGCCGACTATGACCTGCCCCAGGTGCAGGCCCTTGTAGCGGCCGAAATGGAGGCGAATCACTAA